From Polynucleobacter difficilis, a single genomic window includes:
- a CDS encoding sterol desaturase family protein, with the protein MTSVNPDLTIARFYGEVQESLYRHIVEPLLFQLNWIGYAEVAYDGVEWFMLGVLQIAIIVLVLRTWERVNPAEDQSAHVKAKWPDMAYTLFHRLGFFQVFIFFAFSGLFFQMQSVLHDWRFERLNVEDWWPGVTTIPLVSFCIYLVMLDLVEYGYHRASHRFQWWWQLHTLHHSQVAMNAWSDDRNHVVDDIMHALVFAFFALLFGVPPSQFVFLVVVGQLIESWQHANLKIHLGVGRYFLISPMFHRMHHAVGYGHEAKGKPGVLGGCNFGVLFPWWDMLFKTAIFPNAVYPTGVRGVTVPNSIWTQQWQGLRHAYLYLFHLKRK; encoded by the coding sequence ATGACCTCGGTCAATCCTGATTTAACCATTGCTCGCTTCTATGGTGAAGTGCAGGAGAGTCTCTATCGCCACATCGTCGAGCCCCTCTTGTTTCAATTGAATTGGATTGGATACGCCGAAGTTGCGTACGATGGCGTAGAGTGGTTCATGCTGGGTGTGCTACAGATTGCCATCATTGTGCTGGTGTTGCGGACTTGGGAGCGAGTCAATCCAGCTGAAGACCAAAGCGCGCATGTTAAAGCCAAGTGGCCCGATATGGCCTATACGCTCTTTCACCGATTAGGCTTTTTTCAAGTGTTCATTTTCTTTGCATTCTCTGGGCTCTTTTTCCAAATGCAATCGGTTTTGCATGACTGGCGCTTTGAGCGACTCAATGTGGAAGATTGGTGGCCAGGCGTCACCACCATTCCCCTAGTGAGCTTTTGCATTTACCTCGTGATGTTGGACTTGGTTGAGTATGGTTATCACCGTGCCTCCCATCGATTTCAGTGGTGGTGGCAATTGCATACCTTGCACCACAGTCAAGTCGCCATGAATGCCTGGTCGGATGATCGTAATCATGTCGTGGATGACATCATGCATGCACTCGTCTTCGCGTTCTTTGCCTTACTTTTTGGCGTGCCCCCAAGTCAGTTTGTCTTTTTGGTGGTGGTGGGTCAGCTGATCGAAAGTTGGCAGCACGCGAATCTTAAAATTCACTTGGGTGTAGGGCGTTATTTTTTGATTTCACCGATGTTTCATCGCATGCACCATGCCGTTGGCTATGGCCATGAGGCTAAAGGTAAGCCGGGTGTATTAGGCGGCTGTAACTTTGGTGTTTTATTTCCATGGTGGGACATGCTGTTTAAAACGGCAATTTTCCCAAACGCGGTTTATCCCACAGGCGTACGTGGTGTGACCGTGCCCAATTCAATTTGGACGCAGCAGTGGCAGGGATTGCGCCACGCCTATCTTTATTTATTTCACCTCAAGCGAAAGTAA
- a CDS encoding polysaccharide deacetylase family protein yields the protein MHFSIRPFFCLSLALISLLGVSLAQAKACPKPIYLTFDTGNMAVAETVAAILNRQQVKATFFLANEKTYRGDYSLDDGWRSFWQERVKEGHRFGSHTYDHVYFVRDVPVNSSGDARVQMKPEFGANAKQVMLMNGAEVCAEINRVNTRFQELSNRPLDPIWRAAGGKTSPRLIAMAEQCGYRHIGWAPAGFLGDELSSEKFPNQALLEKALQSVKPGDITMAHLGIWSRKDAWAPTVLEPLIEGWKRKGYCFDVLPVSPAKAKPA from the coding sequence ATGCACTTCTCAATCAGGCCCTTTTTTTGTTTGTCGCTTGCGCTTATTTCTCTGCTGGGGGTAAGCCTAGCTCAAGCTAAGGCCTGTCCAAAGCCGATTTACCTTACCTTCGATACTGGCAATATGGCAGTAGCGGAAACCGTGGCTGCGATTTTGAATCGGCAACAAGTCAAAGCCACCTTCTTCTTGGCCAATGAAAAAACCTATCGCGGCGACTACTCTTTGGATGATGGATGGAGATCCTTTTGGCAAGAGCGAGTCAAAGAAGGGCACCGCTTTGGTAGCCATACCTATGATCACGTTTACTTTGTGAGAGACGTGCCAGTAAATTCTTCTGGCGATGCCCGAGTACAAATGAAACCGGAGTTCGGTGCCAACGCCAAACAAGTTATGTTGATGAACGGCGCTGAAGTCTGTGCCGAGATTAATCGGGTGAACACCCGTTTTCAGGAGCTGAGCAATCGACCCTTGGATCCGATTTGGCGTGCTGCCGGCGGTAAGACATCACCTCGTTTAATTGCAATGGCCGAACAGTGTGGGTATCGCCACATTGGCTGGGCACCCGCTGGATTTCTAGGGGATGAGTTAAGTTCAGAGAAATTCCCCAATCAAGCCCTTTTAGAAAAGGCCTTGCAATCAGTGAAGCCGGGCGACATTACGATGGCGCATCTGGGTATTTGGTCGCGTAAAGATGCTTGGGCTCCCACTGTTTTGGAACCCCTAATTGAGGGCTGGAAACGCAAGGGCTACTGCTTTGATGTGCTCCCTGTAAGTCCGGCGAAGGCAAAACCAGCATGA
- a CDS encoding YVTN family beta-propeller repeat protein, with translation MALRSAVAFTAASLLFGAVQAAKLAEPTLAVVLNSGDASVSLVDMKTRTVTKTMPIGKEPHHVMLTPDEKTLLVANAVGNDIALMNPLTGEVTGRIPKIIDPYHIGYSPDNRWFITAANRLDRVDIYSANGADLKLAKTIAVGKTPSHIAFTADSKLAFVTMQDSNDLAVIDLVNQTLLWKIPTGPAPAGLWMTPGDQYLLVGITGGDYVQVIDWRNRREVKKIFTGKGAHNFRPQGDRKHVFVTNRIASSISLINMQTLEKVGDITGLPAGPDDMELTPDGKQLWVTFRFARKAGVIDVPTMKLVSVIPVGKSPHGIFFHPRAPWE, from the coding sequence CTGGCTTTGAGGTCGGCAGTTGCTTTTACAGCCGCCTCCCTGTTGTTCGGAGCAGTGCAAGCTGCCAAGCTAGCCGAGCCCACTCTGGCGGTTGTATTGAATTCTGGGGATGCCAGTGTGAGTCTCGTCGACATGAAAACCCGCACGGTTACGAAAACCATGCCCATCGGTAAAGAGCCCCATCACGTCATGTTGACGCCAGACGAGAAAACTTTGCTCGTTGCTAATGCCGTTGGGAATGATATTGCCTTGATGAATCCATTGACGGGCGAGGTAACCGGACGTATTCCCAAAATCATCGATCCGTATCACATTGGTTACTCCCCCGATAACCGCTGGTTCATTACTGCAGCAAACCGTTTGGACCGCGTTGATATTTATTCGGCCAACGGGGCTGATTTAAAGTTGGCCAAAACCATCGCTGTTGGCAAAACACCAAGTCATATTGCATTCACTGCGGATAGCAAGCTCGCATTTGTGACGATGCAGGACTCAAACGACCTTGCTGTGATTGATTTGGTGAATCAAACCTTGTTATGGAAGATACCAACCGGGCCCGCACCAGCTGGACTATGGATGACGCCCGGAGATCAATACCTTTTGGTGGGTATTACCGGCGGCGACTACGTGCAAGTGATCGACTGGCGTAATCGCCGTGAAGTCAAAAAGATCTTTACCGGCAAAGGCGCGCATAACTTTAGGCCCCAAGGTGATCGCAAGCACGTTTTTGTAACGAACCGCATTGCTTCCAGCATTTCGCTGATTAATATGCAGACCTTGGAAAAGGTGGGGGATATCACTGGCCTACCAGCGGGACCAGACGATATGGAGTTGACGCCCGATGGCAAGCAATTGTGGGTCACCTTTCGGTTTGCACGCAAAGCTGGCGTGATTGATGTGCCAACCATGAAATTAGTTAGTGTGATTCCAGTAGGTAAGTCACCGCACGGCATTTTCTTCCACCCGCGTGCGCCTTGGGAGTAA
- the hrpA gene encoding ATP-dependent RNA helicase HrpA — MPPINQPKSDAVPASNTISGGSRRIAIRFPEELPVSGQREVIMEALRSNQVVIVCGETGSGKTTQLPKICLELGRGTMSGGRLIGHTQPRRIAATATAKRIAHELGTPIGQDVGYQIRFADKTTTSASIKLMTDGILLAQTQRDPLLKAYDTIIIDEAHERSLNIDFLLGYLRQLLPKRPDLKIIITSATIDAQRFSQHFTIGSKAVPVIEVSGRLFPVEQRYAPLELEAKKEAMDLPDAVAQAVTQVWSVGASGSGDVLVFLPGEREIRDCAETLRKDSILQSRFHPDVLTLFARQSVAEQERVFQPGNGRRIILTTNVAETSLTVPNIRYVIDSGLARVKRYSYRNKVEQLQIEPISQAAANQRAGRCGRVSDGICIRLYSQADFEARPRFTDPEILRSSLAAVLLRMSALRLSKIQDFPFIDRPLGRAIADGIQLLDELGAIETEGENNTFTLTNTGKALADLPLDPRIGRILLAAREYHALREVTIIAAALATQDPRERPMEQAGAADQAHLLFKDEKSEFLSFVKLWDWYHDALTHKQSNRQLENRCRSQFLSPRRLREWRDVHGQLHTMLGEKGWKENGLPATYEQIHLALLTGLLGHVAKKEEEERGPHAGSYLGARGIRPHIWPGSTLGKKAGAWILAGELQETSRLYARTIAKIEPQWVEKVAAHRLVKSLSDPFWDNRQGEIMAFERGTLYGLPIYHGRKVRFAPHDALEARQLFIQQALVGAELFGRMETLAQEKELEALSKKTYPSCFGFFWHNRKLIREIEALEHRSRRPDVLVDEQLLFAFYESRLPSDVFSRSGMQAWLQKTADAEASLRLDKADLMRHEAAGITVDRYPKTLSMGGSSLSLTYHFEPGSVKDGVTLVIPLTVLNQIDGRRCEWLVPGMCEEKILLLLKSLPQKLRRHCVPLPDYAKGFMQRVTDAKQFGVGDYMDALITDLRKEKGLEFKRTDFRPEALPAHCAMNFRLVDEHGRQLELERNLSRLRAEYGQEARSAFQAVAQETVATEVMQADSKKTNAPSSNIPATTVIGGYRQWDFGPLPETLEIQKGNKTLFGYPALVDRGDAVDLEVFDDLIEARKVHWQGLRRLFAISQKDTLKALQKQMPGIREIGLLFINIGQVDQFIEQILQLALERAFMQDPLPSNAEEFAERVSSGKPRLTLIAHEIARHTLAALEAHAETQKKIAQAKAISQAAHADMLEQIQGLIFPKMLVEIPYAQLVHLPRYLKAIALRIEKMRTNPARDAQCQRDWESLARPWQKRLHGAKGLSYAMQDDPGLRDFRWQLEELRVALFAQELKTPTPMSLKRLEKVFASLR; from the coding sequence ATGCCGCCGATAAACCAACCAAAATCCGATGCTGTGCCTGCTTCCAACACAATTAGTGGCGGCTCTAGGCGCATCGCGATCCGCTTTCCGGAGGAATTGCCGGTCTCGGGTCAGCGCGAAGTCATTATGGAGGCGCTACGCTCGAACCAAGTGGTGATCGTGTGCGGCGAGACCGGTTCGGGCAAAACTACGCAGTTACCGAAGATTTGTTTGGAGCTTGGCCGCGGGACCATGAGTGGCGGCCGCTTGATTGGTCATACCCAACCCCGACGCATTGCCGCTACGGCAACCGCCAAGCGCATCGCCCATGAGCTTGGAACACCGATAGGGCAGGATGTGGGTTACCAAATCCGCTTTGCAGATAAGACGACCACAAGCGCCTCGATCAAACTCATGACCGACGGCATCTTGCTGGCACAAACCCAGCGTGATCCCTTACTGAAGGCCTATGACACCATCATCATTGATGAGGCCCATGAACGCAGCCTCAACATTGATTTTTTACTCGGTTACTTGCGCCAACTGCTCCCCAAGCGCCCCGATCTCAAGATCATCATTACTTCAGCCACGATTGATGCGCAGCGTTTTTCGCAGCACTTTACGATTGGCTCTAAAGCGGTTCCGGTGATTGAAGTGAGTGGCCGACTATTTCCGGTGGAGCAGCGCTATGCACCACTGGAGTTAGAGGCAAAAAAAGAAGCGATGGATTTGCCCGATGCAGTTGCGCAGGCAGTGACGCAAGTCTGGAGTGTGGGCGCCTCTGGCTCGGGTGATGTGTTGGTTTTCTTGCCGGGTGAGCGGGAGATTCGGGATTGCGCGGAGACCCTCAGAAAAGATTCCATTTTGCAAAGCCGTTTTCATCCCGATGTGCTAACGCTCTTTGCGCGTCAGTCGGTTGCGGAACAAGAGCGCGTGTTTCAGCCGGGCAATGGTCGCCGCATTATTTTGACCACCAACGTTGCTGAAACCTCATTGACTGTTCCTAATATTCGCTATGTGATTGATAGCGGCTTAGCGCGCGTGAAGCGCTACTCGTATCGCAATAAGGTCGAGCAGTTACAAATTGAGCCGATCTCGCAAGCAGCTGCCAATCAAAGAGCAGGGCGCTGCGGCCGCGTTTCGGATGGCATTTGCATCCGGCTCTATAGCCAAGCGGATTTTGAGGCGCGACCCCGCTTTACCGATCCTGAGATTCTGCGCAGCTCACTTGCTGCCGTCCTCTTGCGAATGAGCGCACTGCGACTCTCAAAGATTCAAGACTTTCCATTTATTGATCGACCGCTGGGCCGTGCAATCGCCGATGGCATTCAATTGCTCGATGAGCTGGGTGCTATAGAAACGGAAGGGGAGAACAATACCTTTACCCTAACCAATACGGGTAAGGCACTGGCTGATTTGCCACTGGATCCGCGTATTGGTCGAATCTTACTGGCGGCGCGTGAGTATCATGCCTTGCGCGAAGTAACAATTATTGCCGCCGCTTTGGCTACGCAAGATCCGCGCGAGCGACCAATGGAACAAGCGGGTGCAGCCGATCAGGCCCATCTGCTCTTTAAAGATGAGAAATCCGAGTTTCTGAGTTTTGTAAAACTGTGGGATTGGTATCATGATGCATTAACGCATAAGCAAAGCAATCGCCAGCTCGAAAATCGCTGCCGCAGTCAGTTTTTATCACCACGGCGGCTACGTGAGTGGCGTGATGTGCATGGGCAGCTGCACACCATGCTCGGCGAAAAAGGCTGGAAAGAAAACGGCCTGCCTGCCACCTACGAGCAAATTCACTTGGCCTTGTTAACCGGTTTGCTGGGCCATGTGGCAAAGAAAGAAGAGGAGGAGCGCGGTCCGCATGCCGGCTCCTATTTAGGCGCACGCGGTATTCGTCCCCACATTTGGCCAGGCTCTACTTTAGGTAAAAAAGCAGGCGCCTGGATTTTGGCAGGAGAGCTGCAGGAGACCAGTCGTTTGTATGCACGAACGATTGCGAAGATCGAGCCGCAATGGGTTGAGAAGGTTGCTGCGCACCGCTTGGTTAAATCCTTGAGTGATCCGTTTTGGGATAACCGCCAGGGCGAGATCATGGCGTTTGAGCGGGGCACGCTCTATGGATTGCCGATTTACCATGGCCGCAAAGTACGGTTTGCGCCCCATGATGCGCTTGAGGCCCGCCAGTTGTTTATTCAGCAGGCCTTGGTGGGCGCCGAGCTATTTGGCCGCATGGAAACCCTCGCCCAAGAAAAAGAGTTAGAGGCGCTTAGTAAAAAAACCTACCCCAGTTGCTTTGGGTTTTTTTGGCACAACCGAAAGTTAATACGCGAGATTGAGGCCTTAGAGCACCGCTCCCGTCGCCCCGATGTATTGGTGGACGAACAATTACTTTTTGCTTTTTATGAAAGCCGCCTACCCAGCGATGTCTTTAGTCGATCTGGGATGCAGGCCTGGCTACAAAAGACGGCGGATGCGGAAGCAAGCCTGCGTTTGGATAAGGCCGATTTAATGCGCCATGAGGCTGCCGGCATTACCGTTGATCGCTATCCAAAAACCCTAAGCATGGGCGGTAGTAGCCTTAGCCTTACCTACCATTTTGAGCCGGGTAGTGTTAAAGACGGTGTGACCTTAGTGATCCCACTGACGGTACTGAATCAAATTGATGGCCGCCGCTGCGAGTGGTTAGTTCCCGGCATGTGTGAGGAAAAAATCCTGCTCTTACTCAAGTCCTTGCCACAAAAATTACGGCGTCACTGCGTACCCTTGCCGGATTACGCCAAAGGCTTTATGCAACGCGTAACGGATGCTAAGCAATTTGGTGTGGGCGATTACATGGATGCCTTAATTACGGATTTACGTAAGGAGAAGGGTCTGGAGTTTAAGCGGACCGACTTTCGTCCTGAGGCATTGCCGGCCCACTGCGCCATGAACTTTCGCTTGGTGGATGAGCATGGGCGTCAACTTGAGCTGGAGCGTAACTTATCGCGCTTGCGCGCCGAGTATGGTCAAGAGGCACGCAGCGCCTTTCAGGCGGTGGCGCAAGAAACCGTGGCGACCGAGGTTATGCAGGCGGACAGCAAAAAGACCAATGCGCCCTCGAGCAATATTCCTGCAACCACAGTCATTGGCGGTTATCGCCAATGGGATTTTGGCCCCTTGCCTGAGACGCTGGAGATTCAAAAGGGAAACAAAACCTTGTTTGGCTATCCCGCCTTAGTAGATCGCGGTGATGCGGTAGACCTTGAGGTATTTGATGATTTGATTGAGGCACGTAAGGTGCATTGGCAGGGTTTACGTCGCTTGTTCGCCATTAGTCAAAAAGACACACTGAAGGCCTTACAAAAACAGATGCCGGGTATTCGGGAGATTGGCTTGCTATTTATCAATATTGGTCAGGTGGATCAATTCATTGAGCAGATACTGCAGCTGGCATTGGAGCGCGCCTTCATGCAAGATCCGCTGCCCAGTAATGCCGAGGAGTTCGCGGAGCGGGTTAGTAGCGGGAAGCCGCGTTTGACCTTGATTGCCCATGAAATTGCGCGCCATACTTTGGCCGCACTCGAAGCCCATGCCGAGACGCAGAAAAAAATTGCTCAGGCAAAGGCAATTTCGCAAGCTGCCCATGCGGATATGCTTGAACAAATTCAGGGCCTGATTTTCCCGAAAATGCTGGTGGAAATTCCCTATGCGCAGCTGGTGCATTTACCTAGGTATCTCAAGGCCATTGCGCTGCGCATTGAAAAGATGCGGACCAACCCAGCGCGGGATGCGCAGTGCCAGCGCGATTGGGAGTCGCTCGCTAGGCCATGGCAAAAGCGCCTGCACGGCGCCAAGGGGTTGTCTTATGCAATGCAGGATGACCCGGGTTTGCGGGATTTTCGTTGGCAACTGGAGGAGCTCCGTGTGGCCCTGTTTGCGCAAGAGCTCAAAACCCCAACCCCGATGTCTTTAAAGCGCCTCGAAAAGGTCTTTGCAAGCCTGCGTTAA
- the argA gene encoding amino-acid N-acetyltransferase: MAASTPNSPTKPPPESEAPGNFPFVGWLRDVAPYIHSFREKTFVIAFAGELVQEIGLERIIEDIAMLHAMGMRIVLVHGIRPQIEEQLTLRQIKSQFGQGHMSGYRITDAAALECVKEAAGELRLDIEAAFSRGLPNTPMAGSRISVISGNFITAMPFGVVDGVDFVHTGLVRKVDSVSIKLSLDSNKIVLLSPLGFSPTGQAFNLSFEDVAVSTAAALKADKIVFLTPYSGLHDEAGDLITELSLAQMQEYIISHPEIPSGMKALLTLSGKAIKAGVSRVHFLPCNRDGALLEELFTHDGVGMMLASSGIENLREANQDDVGGILQLTMPLEEEGILAARGQDVIERDIDRFSVIEHDRVLFGCAALFPFPNGIGELACLVVDPDVQGSGDGERLLKRIEARAKKEGIKKLFVLTTRTEHWFLKRGFMRSSVDDLPEERKQIYNWDRKSMVLTKNLT, from the coding sequence ATGGCCGCTAGCACACCGAACTCCCCTACAAAACCGCCCCCCGAGAGCGAAGCCCCAGGCAACTTCCCTTTTGTGGGTTGGCTCAGGGACGTCGCCCCCTACATTCATAGCTTTCGAGAAAAGACCTTTGTTATCGCCTTTGCGGGTGAACTGGTTCAAGAAATCGGCTTAGAGCGGATTATTGAAGACATTGCCATGTTGCATGCGATGGGTATGCGGATCGTCTTGGTCCATGGCATTCGTCCTCAGATTGAAGAACAGCTAACCCTACGCCAGATCAAGAGTCAGTTTGGCCAAGGCCACATGAGTGGCTACCGCATTACCGATGCCGCCGCGCTTGAGTGCGTCAAAGAGGCGGCTGGCGAACTGCGCCTGGATATCGAGGCTGCGTTTAGTCGCGGCCTCCCGAATACCCCAATGGCGGGCTCGCGTATTTCCGTTATCTCAGGCAACTTCATTACGGCCATGCCCTTTGGCGTAGTCGATGGTGTGGACTTTGTTCACACCGGCCTCGTACGCAAGGTTGACTCAGTCTCCATCAAACTATCGCTCGATAGCAATAAAATCGTCTTGCTCTCGCCATTGGGCTTTTCACCAACGGGGCAAGCATTCAATCTGTCTTTTGAGGACGTTGCCGTTTCCACCGCCGCTGCCCTCAAGGCAGACAAGATTGTGTTCTTAACGCCCTACTCGGGCCTCCATGATGAAGCCGGCGACTTAATCACCGAGCTGTCCTTGGCGCAAATGCAGGAATACATTATTAGCCATCCTGAAATCCCTTCAGGCATGAAAGCCTTGCTGACCTTGTCCGGAAAAGCAATTAAGGCTGGCGTTAGCCGTGTGCACTTCTTGCCTTGCAACCGCGATGGCGCTTTACTCGAAGAACTCTTTACCCACGATGGCGTTGGCATGATGCTCGCCTCCTCCGGCATTGAAAATCTACGCGAAGCAAATCAAGATGATGTGGGTGGTATTTTGCAGTTAACCATGCCCCTCGAAGAAGAAGGAATACTCGCTGCCCGCGGTCAAGATGTCATTGAGCGTGACATCGATCGCTTCTCCGTCATCGAGCATGATCGGGTGCTATTCGGTTGCGCTGCTCTATTCCCCTTCCCCAATGGCATTGGTGAGCTTGCCTGTTTGGTAGTAGATCCAGACGTACAAGGCTCGGGCGATGGCGAGCGTTTGCTCAAACGCATTGAAGCCAGGGCAAAAAAAGAGGGCATTAAAAAACTGTTTGTTCTGACGACCCGCACCGAGCATTGGTTTTTGAAGCGCGGCTTCATGCGGTCTAGCGTGGATGATTTGCCGGAAGAGCGCAAACAGATTTACAACTGGGATCGCAAGTCGATGGTCTTGACCAAAAACTTGACATAA
- a CDS encoding oxidative damage protection protein, producing the protein MARMVQCIKLNKEAEGMDFAPLPGDLGKKLWQEVSKEAWAGWLKHQTMLINENRLNMADPRARQYLLKQVEKYFYEGGADAATGYVPPSA; encoded by the coding sequence ATGGCACGGATGGTTCAATGTATCAAGCTCAATAAAGAAGCCGAGGGAATGGACTTTGCACCCCTTCCAGGCGATCTGGGTAAAAAACTCTGGCAGGAAGTTTCTAAAGAGGCATGGGCTGGCTGGTTAAAGCACCAAACCATGTTGATCAATGAAAACCGCCTCAATATGGCCGATCCCCGTGCCCGTCAGTACCTCTTAAAGCAAGTGGAAAAATACTTCTACGAAGGTGGCGCTGATGCTGCTACAGGTTACGTACCGCCCAGCGCATAA
- the rpiA gene encoding ribose-5-phosphate isomerase RpiA, with product MDQDQLKRLVAEAARDAVLALAPGQVLGIGTGSTANWFIDVLAPHKAHFSGVVSSSVASTQRLLKHGFYVIDANQVETLPAYVDGADEIDPSGHMIKGGGGALTREKIVASLAKQFICICDDSKQVATLGRFPLPLEVIPLSEASVSRAMQALGGTPRLRLMAGTSDPFVTDNGGWIIDVAGLTISDPVALESKINQIPGVITVGLFARQKADVLFVGGATGVKRVDFS from the coding sequence ATGGATCAAGATCAACTAAAGCGCCTGGTGGCGGAAGCAGCACGCGATGCCGTATTGGCACTGGCCCCCGGTCAGGTTCTCGGTATTGGTACGGGCTCTACGGCCAACTGGTTTATTGATGTGCTGGCCCCGCATAAAGCGCACTTTTCAGGGGTGGTGTCGAGCTCCGTTGCCAGTACGCAGCGACTGCTAAAGCATGGTTTTTATGTGATTGATGCTAATCAGGTGGAAACCTTGCCTGCGTATGTCGACGGTGCCGATGAGATTGACCCCAGCGGTCACATGATCAAAGGTGGCGGCGGGGCGCTCACGCGCGAGAAGATTGTGGCCTCCCTAGCGAAACAGTTCATTTGCATTTGCGATGATTCAAAGCAGGTAGCAACTTTAGGTCGCTTTCCGTTGCCGCTGGAGGTGATTCCATTATCAGAAGCATCGGTTTCCCGGGCGATGCAGGCATTGGGCGGAACTCCGCGCTTGCGACTGATGGCAGGCACCTCCGATCCTTTTGTGACTGACAATGGCGGCTGGATTATCGATGTTGCCGGCCTCACCATTAGCGATCCAGTTGCCCTAGAATCCAAGATCAACCAAATTCCAGGCGTAATAACCGTCGGCTTATTTGCGCGTCAAAAGGCCGATGTGCTGTTCGTTGGCGGCGCGACCGGAGTCAAGCGCGTCGATTTTTCCTAA
- the tal gene encoding transaldolase, translated as MTTANTALDQLKALTTVVADTGDFERMKQFAPQDATTNPSLILKAVQQPSYQQLVQSVRGANPQASVSALMDRILIAFGLEILKIVPGRVSTEVDARLSFDTAATIAKAKELIALYAAHGVDRNRVLIKLASTWEGIEAAKVLEAEGIHCNMTLLFSLVQAAACGKAKAQLISPFVGRITDWNKAKLGSNWNDAQHGGQHDPGVQSVKGIYGYYKHFGIATEIMGASFRNTNQIMQLAGCDLLTISPELLAELQNSAESVVRKLDPKATQGNAMRELDVTESAFRLQLNDDAMATEKLAEGIRAFCSDIVKLEVLLTN; from the coding sequence ATGACAACCGCAAATACGGCTTTAGACCAGTTAAAAGCCCTGACGACCGTAGTAGCCGATACCGGTGATTTTGAGCGGATGAAGCAATTTGCGCCGCAGGATGCCACTACCAACCCATCCTTGATTTTAAAAGCCGTGCAGCAGCCCAGCTACCAGCAACTTGTGCAGTCGGTACGGGGCGCCAACCCTCAGGCCAGTGTGTCGGCATTGATGGATCGCATCTTGATCGCCTTTGGCTTAGAAATCCTCAAGATCGTACCCGGCAGGGTCTCTACCGAGGTCGATGCACGCTTGTCCTTTGACACCGCAGCAACCATCGCCAAAGCCAAGGAATTAATTGCGCTGTACGCAGCCCATGGCGTTGATCGCAATCGCGTCTTGATTAAGTTAGCCAGCACCTGGGAAGGCATCGAGGCTGCAAAAGTGCTGGAAGCCGAAGGTATTCATTGCAATATGACTTTGTTGTTTTCTTTAGTACAGGCAGCGGCATGCGGCAAAGCGAAAGCACAACTCATCTCCCCTTTTGTTGGCCGGATCACCGATTGGAATAAAGCCAAGCTGGGTAGCAATTGGAATGATGCCCAGCATGGTGGGCAGCACGATCCGGGAGTGCAATCGGTCAAAGGAATTTACGGCTACTACAAGCATTTTGGGATCGCCACCGAGATCATGGGTGCTAGCTTTCGCAATACCAATCAGATCATGCAGTTGGCCGGCTGTGATTTACTAACAATTAGTCCGGAGTTGCTCGCTGAACTACAAAACAGCGCTGAATCGGTCGTTCGCAAGCTGGATCCAAAAGCGACGCAAGGTAATGCGATGAGGGAACTGGACGTTACCGAATCCGCCTTTCGCTTGCAGCTCAATGATGACGCCATGGCAACTGAAAAACTAGCCGAAGGCATACGCGCCTTCTGCAGCGACATCGTTAAATTAGAAGTCCTGCTAACTAATTAA
- the rlmB gene encoding 23S rRNA (guanosine(2251)-2'-O)-methyltransferase RlmB, which translates to MKQIMLGFHAIQARLRLDPDSLKAVYFDPARRDRRMGDFLKQAESILGDRLHSADSERLHKLAGHDRHQGVVALAEKMTVARTLAELVDGIEGKPLLLVLDGVTDPHNLGACLRVADGAGVHGVVVPKDRSAHINATVSKVSSGASEVMPLITVTNLARSMREMQELGIWLIGTDDQAEKSIYDLDLTGPIAIVMGAEGEGMRRLTREHCDQLVRIPMHGVVESLNVSVASGVCLYEALRQRSLK; encoded by the coding sequence ATGAAGCAAATTATGCTCGGCTTTCATGCAATTCAGGCACGCTTGCGCCTTGATCCCGATAGCCTCAAGGCAGTCTATTTTGATCCAGCGCGGCGCGATCGCCGCATGGGTGATTTTTTAAAACAAGCTGAATCGATTTTGGGCGACCGACTCCATTCTGCCGATTCCGAGCGCTTGCATAAATTAGCCGGCCACGATCGCCATCAGGGCGTCGTTGCCTTGGCTGAAAAAATGACGGTGGCCCGCACCTTAGCTGAGCTAGTTGATGGCATTGAAGGCAAGCCCCTTCTATTGGTTCTCGATGGCGTGACTGATCCGCATAACTTAGGCGCCTGTTTGCGCGTGGCGGACGGTGCAGGAGTACACGGCGTAGTAGTGCCAAAGGATCGCTCCGCGCACATCAATGCGACTGTAAGTAAAGTCTCCAGCGGCGCTTCCGAAGTGATGCCTTTAATCACCGTGACAAATCTTGCGCGTAGCATGCGTGAGATGCAAGAGCTCGGCATCTGGCTCATTGGCACAGATGATCAAGCAGAGAAGTCAATTTATGACCTTGACCTAACGGGACCAATTGCTATAGTGATGGGCGCAGAAGGTGAGGGGATGCGGCGCTTAACGCGTGAGCATTGCGATCAGCTAGTGCGTATCCCAATGCACGGCGTGGTGGAAAGCCTCAATGTCTCGGTAGCCAGCGGCGTTTGCTTGTATGAGGCATTGCGTCAGCGCAGCCTCAAATAA